Proteins from one Malaya genurostris strain Urasoe2022 chromosome 2, Malgen_1.1, whole genome shotgun sequence genomic window:
- the LOC131427140 gene encoding regulatory-associated protein of mTOR — MCNMIETTDKGSESVIEEEDDSKLPISFIYARHLGKIEGINCITQSWRVKERMKTVSVALVLCLNVGVDPPDVVKIQPCSRLECWIDPSSVSPQKAMELIGNNLQKQYERWQPRARYKHSLDPTVEDVKKLCTSLRRNSKEERVLFHYNGHGVPRPTVNGEIWVFNRTYTQYIPLSIYDLQTWMGAPSIYVYDCSNAGIIVNSFNTFAEQHEKELEQMRARSGSTAGQSDQEINRNSPSPPVLGVATYKNCIQLAACAANQILPMNPQLPADLFTSCLTTPIRIALKWFILQSTSKLVPHVTEDLIERIPGQLNDRRTMLGELNWIFTAITDTIAWNTLPRDLFQKLFRQDLLVASLFRNFLLAERILRSYDCTPISSPPLPQSYRHPMWSAWDLALDLALSQLPDILDKKKHFKHSPFFEEQLTAFQVWLEGSSEQRSPPEQLPIVLQVLLSQVHRLRALELLGHFLDLGPWAVNLALSVGIFPYVLKLLQSLAKELRPFLVFIWAKILAVDGTCQVDLIRDQGHKYFLAALLDTSPCPGFKGNHRIYSAFVLASIVHKFPIGQGNALQGQLLSICLDQLNDENPVLRQWLAICLGHMWQNYEQARWSGVRDNANEKLYPLLSDPIPEVRAAAVYALGTFISSVTQRSDHANNIDRSTAMHLFATVCNDMSPLVRMELIASLQWMVRFFESQFVSVFLQETTSSNHLISHHYHSLERNINIKRVSSTSNIINVGKNAVTVGSIYQKLWNGINALAKDPFPAVAQMAQKVVEYVGKQGYEMAKEATTSEKNAGSMSLPPSPNTRINYLGGESPPTHNHLNQATHLTPVPNKKKLHHISDSSELSSCSSQQQTLPIGSLLNSQQQPPPSIQSEQNPAPPATTVQQSPSQQQQQQPQQASPIVTTNYIDWSISFFARPSKFLIESKLSASDQNSTEFLDRQSRCLRNRIVREEGREQQRRAVFGRLDTQNWSCRTQHTPTMVKLNPYDDQIAVAYKDRVILQDWSTDITSSFIPFKQQPYQQHKSIFLDQNRFQATPAAVTVSSLDFVNAHDVGLVLVGYSDSVIRIWKPAEANRESALVTAWHGLFDFNSPATAKVGTSELGLVMAWHQKSQTIMAAGEAKYIRLWDAERESKICDIASGSDTTIIKLSCAPNGIFAAGCNDGSVRLFDRRCSPPEARFATFREHLNPILTVCLRDDCESLISACTTSTVRLYDIRKTSSSVQHWSAGPDVSAMSIHSSADIVASATSVITIYGLDGRSLNTIRCNEGFMGTKKGVTSCLSFHKHKLSLAAGFNDNTAAVFVIDRK, encoded by the exons ATGTGCAACATGATTGAAACTACTGACAAGGGTAGTGAAAGTGTGATAGAGGAAGAAGACGATTCTAAACTTCCGATAAGTTTTATATATGCCCGCCACTTGGGCAAAATCGAAGGTATCAATTGTATCACACAGAGCTGGCGTGTGAAAGAGCGTATGAAAACGGTTAGCGTTGCATTAGTGCTATGTCTCAATGTTGGTGTAGATCCGCCGGATGTCGTCAAAATACAACCGTGTTCTCGGTTGGAATGTTGGATCGATCCTTCTTCGGTGTCTCCGCAGAAAGCAATGGAGTTAATTG GTAACAATCTTCAGAAGCAATATGAGCGTTGGCAACCTCGTGCTCGCTATAAACATTCACTTGATCCTACGGTAGAAGATGTGAAGAAACTTTGCACCAGTCTGCGAAGAAATTCAAAGGAAGAACGTGTCTTGTTCCACTACAATGGGCATGGTGTGCCTAGACCAACTGTTAATGGCGAGATATGGGTTTTCAATCGAACCTATACTCAATACATCCCACTGTCGATTTACGACCTGCAGACGTGGATGGGGGCTCCGTCGATCTATGTGTATGATTGTTCGAATGCTGGCATAATTGTCAACAGCTTTAATACTTTTGCCGAGCAGCATGAAAAAGAGCTAGAGCAAATGCGGGCACGCAGTGGGAGTACAGCAGGTCAGTCAGATCAAGAAATCAATCGGAATTCACCATCACCTCCAGTGTTGGGAGTAGCCACCTACAAAAATTGCATCCAGTTAGCAGCTTGCGCTGCAAATCAAATTTTACCGATGAATCCGCAGTTGCCGGCAGATTTGTTTACATCCTGCTTGACTACACCGATTCGGATAGCATTGAAGTGGTTCATTCTTCAGTCTACTTCAAAACTAGTTCCACACGTAACAGAAGATCTTATAGAACGAATTCCCGGTCAACTGAATGATCGTCGCACTATGCTCGGTGAGCTGAATTGGATCTTCACAGCTATCACGGACACTATCGCATGGAATACGCTACCACGAGATTTATTTCAAAAGCTCTTCCGACAGGATCTGCTTGTAGCCAGCTTATTCCGGAATTTCCTGCTAGCGGAGCGTATTCTCCGTTCGTACGATTGCACACCTATCTCGAGTCCACCGCTTCCGCAAAGCTATCGTCACCCGATGTGGTCTGCGTGGGACTTGGCACTTGATTTGGCTCTTTCGCAATTACCAGACATTCTTGATAAGAAGAAACATTTCAAGCATTCGCCGTTTTTCGAAGAACAATTGACGGCTTTTCAGGTTTGGTTAGAGGGCAGTTCTGAGCAGAGAAGCCCTCCGGAACAGCTACCGATTGTGCTTCAAGTACTTCTGTCGCAAGTCCATCGATTGCGTGCCTTGGAGCTGTTAGGTCACTTTCTCGATTTGGGTCCGTGGGCAGTCAATTTAGCGCTTAGTGTCGGTATTTTTCCTTACGTGCTAAAATTGCTCCAAAGTCTAGCAAAGGAACTACGACCATTCTTGGTGTTTATTTGGGCGAAAATTCTGGCCGTCGATGGCACCTGTCAAGTAGATTTAATACGTGATCAAGGGCATAAATATTTTCTGGCAGCTCTACTAGATACGAGCCCTTGTCCTGGATTCAAAGGCAATCATCGTATTTATTCGGCTTTTGTACTGGCAAGTATAGTTCACAAATTTCCCATTGGACAAGGAAACGCTCTTCAAGGGCAACTACTTTCGATTTGCCTAGATCAGCTGAACGACGAAAATCCAGTACTAAGACAGTGGCTTGCAATCTGCCTGGGGCACATGTGGCAAAACTATGAACAAGCGCGATGGTCTGGTGTGAGAGACAATGCCAATGAAAAATTGTACCCCTTGCTAAGTGATCCAATTCCGGAGGTTCGAGCGGCTGCTGTGTACGCTTTGGGTACTTTCATAAGCTCTGTTACCCAGAGATCGGACCATGCGAACAACATCGATCGATCAACGGCAATGCATTTGTTTGCCACCGTTTGCAATGACATGAGTCCACTAGTACGGATGGAACTAATTGCTTCGCTACAGTGGATGGTGCGATTCTTCGAGAGTCAGTTTGTTTCGGTGTTCCTTCAGGAAACGACTAGCAGCAACCATTTGATCAGCCATCACTATCACAGtctggaaagaaacattaataTAAAGCGTGTCTCCAGCACAAGTAACATAATAAATGTCGGAAAAAATGCCGTAACAGTCGGATCGATTTACCAAAAGTTGTGGAATGGAATCAACGCCCTTGCTAAGGATCCCTTCCCAGCAGTTGCTCAAATGGCACAGAAAGTTGTCGAATATGTTGGTAAGCAGGGTTACGAAATGGCAAAAGAAGCCACAACATCGGAGAAAAATGCTGGCAGCATGAGTTTACCGCCATCGCCAAACACTAGAATAAACTATTTGGGTGGTGAATCTCCCCCAACGCATAATCATCTAAACCAAGCAACACATCTTACCCCAGTGCCCAACAAAAAGAAACTGCACCACATTAGCGACAGCTCCGAACTGTCCAGCTGTTCGTCACAACAACAAACGCTCCCCATAGGCTCTCTTCTCAATTCACAGCAACAACCACCACCAAGCATACAATCTGAACAAAATCCTGCTCCTCCAGCAACAACAGTTCAACAATCGCCATctcaacagcagcaacagcaaccaCAACAAGCAAGTCCGATTGTCACTACTAACTACATCGATTGGTCAATTAGTTTCTTCGCACGGCCATCCAAATTTTTGATAGAGTCAAAACTGAGCGCAAGCGATCAGAATTCAACAGAGTTTTTAGATCGCCAGTCGCGATGCCTTAGAAATCGGATTGTACGAGAGGAAGGTCGAGAACAACAGCGTCGAGCGGTGTTCGGGCGACTTGATACACAAAATTGGTCCTGCCGTACGCAGCACACGCCAACGATGGTAAAGTTGAACCCGTACGACGATCAGATTGCCGTAGCTTACAA GGATCGAGTCATTCTTCAGGATTGGAGCACCGATATTACGAGCTCGTTCATTCCTTTCAAACAGCAGCCATACCAACAACATAAATCGATATTTCTCGATCAGAATCGGTTTCAAGCGACTCCTGCGGCAGTAACAGTGTCTTCGTTGGACTTTGTCAACGCACACGATGTTGGCCTGGTTTTGGTTGGTTATAGCGATAGTGTGATTCGAATCTGGAAACCAGCGGAAGCGAATCGGGAATCGGCTCTAGTCACTGCGTGGCATGGTCTGTTTGATTTCAATTCGCCCGCGACGGCCAAGGTTGGGACCAGTGAACTCGGCCTGGTGATGGCATGGCACCAGAAGTCTCAAACCATCATGGCTGCGGGCGAAGCAAAATATATTCGCCTTTGGGATGCGGAACGGGAATCTAAAATCTGTGATATCGCTAGTGGGTCGGATACGACAATTATCAAGCTGTCGTGTGCACCAAACGGAATATTTGCGGCCGGTTGTAATGACGGTAGCGTGCGATTGTTTGACCGGAGATGTTCTCCTCCAGAGGCCCGGTTTGCTACATTCCGAGAGCATCTGAATCCAATTTTAACCGTTTGTCTGAGAGACGATTGTGAAAGTTTAATATCGGCTTGCACAACATCAACCGTGCGATTGTACGATATTCGTAAAACTTCCTCCTCCGTTCAACACTGGAGTGCTGGTCCGGACGTTTCGGCAATGAGTATTCACTCGAGCGCAGATATTGTGGCGAGTGCTACCAGTGTCATCACCATCTATGGACTAGATGGCAGAAGTTTAAATACTATTCGGTGCAATGAAGGCTTCATGGGTACCAAGAAAGGAGTGACATCGTGTCTGTCATTCCACAAACATAAGCTTAGTCTGGCAGCAGGGTTCAACGATAACACAGCAGCTGTATTTGTAATCGATCGGAAGTGA